A single region of the Drosophila miranda strain MSH22 chromosome 2, D.miranda_PacBio2.1, whole genome shotgun sequence genome encodes:
- the LOC108156724 gene encoding heterogeneous nuclear ribonucleoprotein H2 isoform X3: protein MANADVQYNYGQQDNGEDYNDDSNQQDDDDQYEDNGNDGVNVKIENVGESPKFIRLRGLPWSATHKEILDFLENVNVTNASQGIHLVTSRVDGKNTGEAYVEVATQEDVEEARKLNKASMGHRYIEVFTATPKEAKEAMRKIGGHGNAFVVKLRGLPYAVTEQQIEEFFTDTLRSSAAQLLR, encoded by the exons ATGGCAAACGCTGATGTGCAGTATAACTACGGCCAGCAGGACAACGGCGAGGACTACAATGATGATAGCAACCAGcaggatgatgatgatcagTACGAGGATAATGGCAATGATGGAGTGAATGTGAAGATTGAGAACGTGGGCGAAAGCCCAAAGTTTATACGCCTCCGCGGTCTTCCCTGGTCGGCAACGCACAAAGAGATCTTGGACTTTTTGGAGAATGTGAATGTCACCAATGCCTCGCAGGGCATTCATTTGGTGACGAGTCGTGTGGATGGCAAGAATACGGGCGAGGCCTATGTAGAAGTTGCAACCCAAGAGGACGTGGAGGAGGCACGAAAGTTGAACAAAGCCAGCATGGGACATCGCTATATTGAGG TCTTTACCGCAACGCCTAAAGAAGCCAAGGAGGCGATGAGGAAGATTGGCGGTCATGGGAATGCTTTCGTTGTAAAGCTGCGAGGACTGCCCTATGCCGTCACAGAACAGCAGATCGAGGAGTTCTTTACTG ATACATTGAGATCTTCCGCAGCTCAATTGCTGAGATGA
- the LOC108164762 gene encoding uncharacterized protein LOC108164762 has translation MEQSTLDNDNPDEYFSDIIEMDLDGSCSSSTLSGRPPKKKKKTDISWLAEIAQERLEQQKDHHRKKEEHDVRQEKMVQDLISTQTKFQNDLLEVLKNKNK, from the exons ATGGAGCAGAGCACATTGGACAACGACA ATCCtgatgagtacttttcggATATTATTGAGATGGACCTGGACGGATCTTGTAGCTCCAGCACCTTGTCTGGGCGTccgccaaagaaaaagaaaaagaccgACATTTCGTGGCTGGCAGAGATCGCCCAGGAGCGTCTCGAACAACAAAAGGACCACCACAGAAAGAAGGAGGAGCACGACGTTAGGCAGGAGAAGATGGTGCAGGACTTGATCAGCACCCAAACAAAATTCCAGAACGACTTATTagaagttttaaaaaataaaaataaataa
- the LOC117186947 gene encoding uncharacterized protein LOC117186947, with amino-acid sequence MDDEDIAIISAVVQQQNIFLHQLIMLLSMNNDDDDDDFNIDEDEMTQMTAIKTQKPGRLWSFKRFGTFWEKDVPENNEAFFKESFRMERPCFDILVNRLEVLRKKDTNCRAAIPLEKRIAIALYTLGSSSEYRTVGRLFGVAPNSVCNILHEFCRALIDTDLHM; translated from the exons ATGGATGATGAAGATATAGCAATTATTTCGGCTGTGGTTcaacagcaaaatattttcttgcaCCAACTAATAATGTTGCTGTCAATGaataatgatgatgacgatgatgacttTAACATTGACGAGGATGAGATGACCCAGATGACTgccataaaaacacaaaagccAGGAAGATTATGGTCGTTT AAGCGGTTCGGGACATTTTGGGAGAAAGATGTACCAGAAAACAACGAGGCGTTTTTCAAAGAGAGTTTCCGAATGGAGAGGCCCTGCTTTGATATTTTAGTGAATCGGCTTGAAGTGCTGCGAAAGAAAGACACCAACTGCCGAGCTGCAATTCCTTTGGAAAAGCGCATCGCCATTGCGCTATACACTTTGGGCTCGTCCTCTGAGTACCGAACAGTTGGCAGGCTTTTCGGTGTAGCTCCAAACAGTGTGTGTAATATCCTGCACGAGTTTTGCAGAGCACTTATAG atacagatttacatatgtaa
- the LOC108156724 gene encoding uncharacterized transmembrane protein DDB_G0289901 isoform X2 gives MKRATGSGGSSGGRPGPYDIRDRGANRGGNDFGGGRNDWGNNGNFGAGANNMLGFNNLPSLMNSGNFGNNPGGGNGGGNGGNGGNFGPNSGPSNFGNFGGNSGNSNFGGNLGGNGGGGNNGGGNFGNFGGNNGAGNFGGNNSGGGFNSGSNFGSPVGGSNFGNNNNGGSNFGGNNGGGFNNGGSNFGSAVGGGNFGPIGGGRNNNNGGNFGNNSGFGNFGANNGGNGGNGNFGVANNVGFNNGSNFGSSLSGGGNFGPIGGGRGSDVEYYTIHMRGLPYTSFENDVFKFFEPVRPANVRINYNKKGLHSGTADAYFDTYEDSQIAMKRHREQMGSRYIELFYDGKTRGGANGNGGGGNGNGDGGNNGGGGGGNGGGGNFSRRI, from the exons ATGAAGCGTGCCACAGGCAGCGGCGGAAGCTCTGGCGGACGCCCGGGCCCCTATGATATACGCGATCGCGGTGCCAATCGTGGAGGTAACGATTTCGGGGGAGGACGAAATG ACTGGGGTAACAATGGAAATTTCGGTGCTGGTGCCAACAACATGCTTGGCTTCAACAATCTCCCCAGTTTGATGAACTCTGGAAACTTTGGCAACAATCCCGGCGGTGGAAATGGTGGCGGTAATGGCGGAAACGGTGGAAATTTCGGACCAAATTCAGGACCGAGCAATTTTGGAAACTTTGGCGGGAACAGCGGAAACTCGAATTTCGGTGGAAACCTAGGTGGAAACGGCGGCGGTGGCAACAACGGCGGCGGTAACTTTGGGAACTTCGGGGGCAACAACGGAGCTGGTAATTTTGGAGGTAACAACAGCGGAGGAGGCTTCAACAGTGGCAGTAACTTCGGATCTCCAGTGGGCGGCAGCAACTTTGGCAATAACAACAATGGAGGATCCAATTTTGGTGGAAACAACGGAGGCGGCTTCAACAATGGTGGAAGTAACTTTGGCTCTGCAGTAGGCGGCGGCAACTTTGGCCCAATCGGTGGCGGTCGTAACAACAATAACGGCGGGAACTTTGGTAATAATTCCGGATTTGGAAATTTCGGAGCCAACAACGGCGGAAACGGAGGAAACGGCAACTTTGGCGTAGCCAACAATGTCGGCTTCAATAACGGCAGCAACTTTGGCTCATCCCTGAGCGGAGGGGGCAACTTTGGCCCCATTGGCGGTGGCCGTGGAAGCGATGTGGAGTACTATACAATCCATATGCGAGGACTCCCGTATACTTCATTCGAAAATGATGTCTTCAAG TTCTTCGAGCCTGTTAGGCCTGCTAATGTCCGTATAAACTACAACAAGAAGGGTCTGCACAGCGGCACTGCTGATGCCTATTTCGACACCTACGAAGATTCCCAGATCGCCATGAAGCGCCATCGGGAACAAATGGGTTCGCGTTATATTGAGCTCTTCTACGACGGAAAGACACGAGGCGGTGCCAATGGAAATGGCGGTGGTGGCAATGGAAATGGAGATGGTGGCAACaatggcggtggcggtggcggcaaCGGAGGTGGAGGAAACTTCTCTCGTCGCATCTGA
- the LOC108156724 gene encoding heterogeneous nuclear ribonucleoprotein H2 isoform X1, whose product MANADVQYNYGQQDNGEDYNDDSNQQDDDDQYEDNGNDGVNVKIENVGESPKFIRLRGLPWSATHKEILDFLENVNVTNASQGIHLVTSRVDGKNTGEAYVEVATQEDVEEARKLNKASMGHRYIEVFTATPKEAKEAMRKIGGHGNAFVVKLRGLPYAVTEQQIEEFFTGLEIKTDREGILFVMDRRGRATGEAFVQFESQEDTEQALGRNREKIGHRYIEIFRSSIAEMKRATGSGGSSGGRPGPYDIRDRGANRGGNDFGGGRNDWGNNGNFGAGANNMLGFNNLPSLMNSGNFGNNPGGGNGGGNGGNGGNFGPNSGPSNFGNFGGNSGNSNFGGNLGGNGGGGNNGGGNFGNFGGNNGAGNFGGNNSGGGFNSGSNFGSPVGGSNFGNNNNGGSNFGGNNGGGFNNGGSNFGSAVGGGNFGPIGGGRNNNNGGNFGNNSGFGNFGANNGGNGGNGNFGVANNVGFNNGSNFGSSLSGGGNFGPIGGGRGSDVEYYTIHMRGLPYTSFENDVFKFFEPVRPANVRINYNKKGLHSGTADAYFDTYEDSQIAMKRHREQMGSRYIELFYDGKTRGGANGNGGGGNGNGDGGNNGGGGGGNGGGGNFSRRI is encoded by the exons ATGGCAAACGCTGATGTGCAGTATAACTACGGCCAGCAGGACAACGGCGAGGACTACAATGATGATAGCAACCAGcaggatgatgatgatcagTACGAGGATAATGGCAATGATGGAGTGAATGTGAAGATTGAGAACGTGGGCGAAAGCCCAAAGTTTATACGCCTCCGCGGTCTTCCCTGGTCGGCAACGCACAAAGAGATCTTGGACTTTTTGGAGAATGTGAATGTCACCAATGCCTCGCAGGGCATTCATTTGGTGACGAGTCGTGTGGATGGCAAGAATACGGGCGAGGCCTATGTAGAAGTTGCAACCCAAGAGGACGTGGAGGAGGCACGAAAGTTGAACAAAGCCAGCATGGGACATCGCTATATTGAGG TCTTTACCGCAACGCCTAAAGAAGCCAAGGAGGCGATGAGGAAGATTGGCGGTCATGGGAATGCTTTCGTTGTAAAGCTGCGAGGACTGCCCTATGCCGTCACAGAACAGCAGATCGAGGAGTTCTTTACTG GGTTGGAAATCAAAACGGATCGGGAGGGCATACTTTTTGTTATGGACAGAAGGGGTCGAGCAACTGGGGAAGCTTTTGTTCAGTTCGAAAGCCAGGAAGACACTGAGCAAGCCTTGGGCCGAAATCGGGAAAAAATTGGGCACAG ATACATTGAGATCTTCCGCAGCTCAATTGCTGAGATGAAGCGTGCCACAGGCAGCGGCGGAAGCTCTGGCGGACGCCCGGGCCCCTATGATATACGCGATCGCGGTGCCAATCGTGGAGGTAACGATTTCGGGGGAGGACGAAATG ACTGGGGTAACAATGGAAATTTCGGTGCTGGTGCCAACAACATGCTTGGCTTCAACAATCTCCCCAGTTTGATGAACTCTGGAAACTTTGGCAACAATCCCGGCGGTGGAAATGGTGGCGGTAATGGCGGAAACGGTGGAAATTTCGGACCAAATTCAGGACCGAGCAATTTTGGAAACTTTGGCGGGAACAGCGGAAACTCGAATTTCGGTGGAAACCTAGGTGGAAACGGCGGCGGTGGCAACAACGGCGGCGGTAACTTTGGGAACTTCGGGGGCAACAACGGAGCTGGTAATTTTGGAGGTAACAACAGCGGAGGAGGCTTCAACAGTGGCAGTAACTTCGGATCTCCAGTGGGCGGCAGCAACTTTGGCAATAACAACAATGGAGGATCCAATTTTGGTGGAAACAACGGAGGCGGCTTCAACAATGGTGGAAGTAACTTTGGCTCTGCAGTAGGCGGCGGCAACTTTGGCCCAATCGGTGGCGGTCGTAACAACAATAACGGCGGGAACTTTGGTAATAATTCCGGATTTGGAAATTTCGGAGCCAACAACGGCGGAAACGGAGGAAACGGCAACTTTGGCGTAGCCAACAATGTCGGCTTCAATAACGGCAGCAACTTTGGCTCATCCCTGAGCGGAGGGGGCAACTTTGGCCCCATTGGCGGTGGCCGTGGAAGCGATGTGGAGTACTATACAATCCATATGCGAGGACTCCCGTATACTTCATTCGAAAATGATGTCTTCAAG TTCTTCGAGCCTGTTAGGCCTGCTAATGTCCGTATAAACTACAACAAGAAGGGTCTGCACAGCGGCACTGCTGATGCCTATTTCGACACCTACGAAGATTCCCAGATCGCCATGAAGCGCCATCGGGAACAAATGGGTTCGCGTTATATTGAGCTCTTCTACGACGGAAAGACACGAGGCGGTGCCAATGGAAATGGCGGTGGTGGCAATGGAAATGGAGATGGTGGCAACaatggcggtggcggtggcggcaaCGGAGGTGGAGGAAACTTCTCTCGTCGCATCTGA